The Chlamydiota bacterium DNA segment GCGTCACGAAGGTGGGCGGGGTGCGCGGGGTGGAGAACTCGAAGGCGTTGGAGAAGAACGCGGTCCGGCCCTCGAGCGCCTTCTCGAAGAGCCAGAAACGGTACATCAGCTGGAGATAGTCTCCCGGGTGCTGATGCAGCAGCTCGAGGCCGGGGACGGGGAGAAACGAATAGGGCATCCCGCTGCGGAGATGGAGGGCGAGCGGGTGGCTGAAGATGAACGCGAGCAGGAGAAGCCCCGCGAGGAACAGCGCCCAGCCGCGAAGACCCATCGGTGACCTCCCTGCAACGGTGCCTGCGAACGGGGGCAGTATAGCGCGTCGCCGCCCGGGGTTCAACCCGCCCGTTTGACTGGCCGGCGGCCGTGTGGTATCCTGTGTCTGCTTGGGGTCCGATCGGTCCCGAGGCAGGAAGGACTCGGAGATGCGCGCCTCGCCCGACGACTGGCACCTTCGCCTCTTCGAGAAATCCGTCATCAAGCAGGTGAAGCTCTGCGCCTTGCGCGACTTTCTCCCGCCGACGGAGGGGAAGGTCTGCCTCGACCTGGGCGGGGACAACGGCGTCATCAGCCGCCTGCTCAGGGCGCACGGGGGCGTCTGGCACAGCGCCGATCTCAACGACGACGCCGTCGAGTCGATCCGCTCCCTGGTGGGGGAACGCGTCTCTAAAACCGTCGACGGGGCCGCGATGCCGTTCGCCGACGGGCAGTTCGATCTCGTCGCCGTCGTCGACTATCTCGAGCATCTCCGGGACGACCGCGGCTGCGTCGCCGAACTGCGCAGGATACTGAGACCCGGCGGCGTGCTGGTCGTGAACGTGCCGCATCTGAAGCGCCGTTCGGTGTCCCGCCTCCTCAGAAGCCTCGCGGGCCTCACCGACGAACAGCACGGGCATCTGCGGCCGGGCTACTCCCGGCAGGGGCTGGAGTCGCTTCTGGGGAACGGGTTCCGCGTGACGCGGGTCTCCACCTACTCGCGCTTCTTCACGGAACTGGTCGATATCGCGGTCACCCGGGCCTCCTCCGCCTCGGCGGGCGGGGCGGTCCACAGCACCAAGGGGCTGCTGATCACCGAGGCGCAGATGAAGCGGATGGAGAAGAGGTTCCGGCTCTACTGTTTCGCGTACCCGTGTCTGCGTCTCCTGTCGAAACTCGACGCCCTCGTTCCGTTCACGGAGGGCCACCGGCTCATCGTGCGGGCGGAGCGGGCCTGAGCGGCCGCGAAGCGCGCGCGCAACAGCGGAGGTGAACGATGAAGATGCTTGCGCGTCTCGCCGCGGCGTCCGCGCTCCTGTGCGCGGGGGCCGCCTTCTGCCTCGTCGACATCAACACGGCATCGAAGGGGGAGCTGGAGGGGCTCACCGGGATAGGGCCGGTGATGGCCCAGAGGATCATCGAGGGGCGCCCGTATCGCAGCGTCAACGATCTACGGAGGGTGAAGGGCATCGGCGGCAAGACCCTGGAGAAGTTCAAGGACGAGATCACGGTCGGCGCGCCCGGCGACTCCGCCAAGGCCCCGCGGGAGGAGGCGCCCCCGAGGGAGGAGCCGGAGCAGGCCAAGGTCCCCGTCTACGCCGCCCCGCCGTTCACGCTGGTCGAGTGCCACGCCTGTACGAACAGGTTCACGGTGTCCTCCGAGCTCGGCAGCGGCTGGTGCCCGTACTGCGACACGCGGTGGCGTTTGAAGACGCCGCAGGCTCCCGCCGCGCGGGAGGCCGCCGCGGCGCCGAAACCCGACGCCGCGGGGGGGGCGGTCGTGGACGCGATCCCCTTCTCGGAGGCGGCCGACTACGTCGACCAGAGGAAGAGCGTGGCGGGGACGATCGTGGGGGCGCATCGGTCGGCCAGGAGCGGCAACCTGTACCTGAACTTCCACGCCGATTACAGCAGGTACCTGTCCGTGAAGATCCCCGCAGCCGAGCTTTCGAAATTCCGCCGCGACGCGGAGAGCTACTACAACGGCAAGGAGGTCGTCGCCACCGGGGAGATCACCAGGGAGGGCAACGGGAACTACCTCCGCCTCACCGTGACGGCTCCGGCCGATTTCAAGGTGATCGAGTAGATGCCGACCCGCCGCGTGCGTCCCCCGTGCGGTAGCCGCGAGGCCTCGGCCGCGCGGCTGTCGATCGTCGGCGCGGTGCTCACCTTCGCCGTCTCGTCCGCCGTCGGCGTCGCCTGCGATTCGGTCGCCCTGCTGCTCGACGCGGGGACGGGGTTTCTCATCCTCTGCATGACGCTGTTCGCGCGGGTCGCGATACGCAAGGTGGGCAGCCCGCCCGACCGCCTCTTCCATTTCGGGTACGGCAAATACGAGCCGCTCGCCGCCGCCGCGCAGAACATCGGCATCATCTCCACGTGCGTCCTCGGGTCGATCGTCGCCGTCCAGGACATCATCCACCCGGAGGATATCGTCCGCTACGATCTCCCCGCCGCCTCGTCGCTCTTCTGCGGGATGCTCGCCCTGGCGCTGGGGGCCTACCTGCGGGGCGTCGCCGGGCGGGAGGGATCGGCCATCCTTCGCGCCTCCGCGACGCAGTGGTTCGTGGACGCGGGCCTTTCGTTCGCGATGTGCGCGGGGTTCATGCTCGGGATCGCGGCGGTTCGGCTCGGGTACCGGGAAGCCGCCCCCTACATCGACCCGACGATGGCGATCGTCCTCGCCCTTCTGTTCATGCGGCTGCCGCTCAGGGAGCTCGGCGGCGAGCTGCGGGAGCTTCTGGACGGCG contains these protein-coding regions:
- a CDS encoding ComEA family DNA-binding protein, whose translation is MKMLARLAAASALLCAGAAFCLVDINTASKGELEGLTGIGPVMAQRIIEGRPYRSVNDLRRVKGIGGKTLEKFKDEITVGAPGDSAKAPREEAPPREEPEQAKVPVYAAPPFTLVECHACTNRFTVSSELGSGWCPYCDTRWRLKTPQAPAAREAAAAPKPDAAGGAVVDAIPFSEAADYVDQRKSVAGTIVGAHRSARSGNLYLNFHADYSRYLSVKIPAAELSKFRRDAESYYNGKEVVATGEITREGNGNYLRLTVTAPADFKVIE
- a CDS encoding cation diffusion facilitator family transporter gives rise to the protein MPTRRVRPPCGSREASAARLSIVGAVLTFAVSSAVGVACDSVALLLDAGTGFLILCMTLFARVAIRKVGSPPDRLFHFGYGKYEPLAAAAQNIGIISTCVLGSIVAVQDIIHPEDIVRYDLPAASSLFCGMLALALGAYLRGVAGREGSAILRASATQWFVDAGLSFAMCAGFMLGIAAVRLGYREAAPYIDPTMAIVLALLFMRLPLRELGGELRELLDGAPEREICDLIEGMAKRYGARACGVHRVRARRAGRRTFLDVGFVVREDLTAAEAAALADEFERELIGAVPGCEATVYFKPARRPPVAPRRVPGLS
- a CDS encoding class I SAM-dependent methyltransferase; amino-acid sequence: MRASPDDWHLRLFEKSVIKQVKLCALRDFLPPTEGKVCLDLGGDNGVISRLLRAHGGVWHSADLNDDAVESIRSLVGERVSKTVDGAAMPFADGQFDLVAVVDYLEHLRDDRGCVAELRRILRPGGVLVVNVPHLKRRSVSRLLRSLAGLTDEQHGHLRPGYSRQGLESLLGNGFRVTRVSTYSRFFTELVDIAVTRASSASAGGAVHSTKGLLITEAQMKRMEKRFRLYCFAYPCLRLLSKLDALVPFTEGHRLIVRAERA